In Panthera leo isolate Ple1 chromosome E3, P.leo_Ple1_pat1.1, whole genome shotgun sequence, a genomic segment contains:
- the LOC122209555 gene encoding uncharacterized protein LOC122209555 isoform X2, with protein MDYLTIEAEEEVLPAITTEDACLPQKQNTEEMEPTVELLPVEFQELVTVKDEEMDFSHVEEEELNSAQRFRIYT; from the exons ATGGATTATCTGACCATTGAAGCTGAGGAAGAAG TCCTTCCAGCCATTACTACCGAGGATGCTTGTCTGCCCCAAAAACAGAACACGGAAGAAATGGAACCCACTGTTGAGCTCCTTCCTGTTGAGTTCCAG GAATTGGTGACAGTCAAGGATGAGGAAATGGACTTCAGTCATGTGGAGGAAGAAGAGCTGAATTCTGCCCAAAG